The genomic segment GCATCTCGCACCTGCTGCGATTCGCCCGCGAAGAGGGATTCCAGGGCCAGCCGCTCGCGCTGGCGGATGTGGTTCGCTCGGCGCTCGCCACGTTCCGCGAGCGCATCGATCAGACCGGCGTGCTCGTACAACTCCAACTCGAAGACGAAGCAACGATCTACGGGGATCCCGAGAAGCTGCGCCGGGTCGTGATCAACCTGATTGCGAACGCCCTCGACGCGATGAGTGAAGCAGAACGCCATCCGGTTCTCAGCATCGAGACCGGTCAGAACCTCGCTTGCGACGAAGCCTGGCTGCGCGTGCGCGATCACGGCCCGGGCATCGAGCCTTCGGAACGAGAGGGCATCTGGAATCCGTTCGTCTCGTCCAAGGAGAGCGGAACCGGCCTCGGTCTCGCACTCACCAAGAAGATCATCGAAGCCCACGGCGGCCAGATCGAGTTGGAAAACCCCTCGACCGGCGGCGCCGCCTTCCTCGTCAGCCTGCCCACACGACACCCCGGAGCAAGCATGACTGGTCCCAGAATCCTCATCGTCGAAGACGAGCGTGCCATCCGCCTGGCCTTGTCGGGCCTGCTGAAGCGCGAGGGCTTCACGAGCGAACAAGCCGGGGACGGTCGGGCCGCCATCGCGATGCTGGAAGCGGAATCCTTCGATTTCGTGCTCACGGATCTTGCCCTGGGCGAAGGGCCGAGTGGAATGGACGTCCTGCGCGCCACCAAGGCGAACCAGCCGGAAACGCCCGTGGTGATGATCACTGCCCACGGCAATGAAAAAGTGGCGGTCGAAGCCATGAAGGCTGGCGCCGACGACTATGTCCCCAAGCCCTTCGACAACGACGAGATCCGCCTCGTGGTGCGTCGCTGCCTGGAGCGCACGCAGCTCGCGCGAGAGAACCGGCTGCTGCGCGCCCGCGTCGAAAAAGACTACGGGATGGGCAACTTGATCGGCTCCGGTGCAACCATGCGCCAGGTCTTCGAAACGATCCAGAAGGTTGCCGAGACCGATCTCACCGTGTTGATCCGCGGCGAGAGCGGTACGGGCAAAGAACTCGTCGCCCAGGCGCTTCACGAAAAGAGCGCACGGAAGGGGCGACCCTTCGTGGCCGTGAACTGCGCTGCGATCAGCCGCGAGCTGGTCGAAAGCGAACTCTTCGGCCACGAGAAAGGCGCTTTCACGGGCGCCGACGCGCGTAGGGTCGGTCGTTTTGAGGCGGCCGACGGCGGCACGATCTTCCTTGACGAGATCGGCGACATGGCGCCAGAGACCCAGGCGAAGGTACTGCGTGTCTTGCAGGAGCGTTCGTTCGAACGTGTCGGCGGCGCCCAACCGATCGCTGTCGATGTGCGCGTCGTCGCAGCCACCCACCGCGATCTGGAAAAGGATGTCGCGGACGACCGCTTCCGGGAGGATCTCTACTACCGGTTGAAGGTCGTCGAGCTCCCCCTTCCCCCGCTTCGCGAACGACGGGAAGATCTCCCGGCCCTGGCCGAACGCTTCCTCGGGCAACTTGCAGAACGTCTGGGACGTCCTGCCAAGCCACTCGCTGAGGAGGCCCTCGCCGCTCTCGCCCGCCACGCGTGGCCCGGTAATGTTCGCGAACTCCGCAATGTGATCGAGCAAGCCGCGGTCCTCGCTCCCGGCGAGCGGATCGAGCCCGGAGACCTGAACCTCGCTACGGGCGCGAGCCGGCGCAGCGCGGAAGAGCTCGTGCCCCAGGGCGACCTCCCCTTCTCCGACGCGAAGAAGGCATCCGTCGAGCGCTTCGAGCGCAGCTACCTGCTAGGCGCCCTGCGACAAAACCAAGGCAACATTTCTCGCACCGCCGAAGCCATCGGGATGGTGCGCCAGAGCTTGCAGCAGAAGATCCGCGACCTCGACCTCCGGGACGAAGATTGGAACGCGG from the bacterium genome contains:
- a CDS encoding response regulator, yielding MSRRGHRNCGAGTRQSARRRKRRDGSEHARDAASRSEGDGREDRLAAARKRARAKAKLVKDLIGLLLVTTLVGIFAGRAAFWVITIGAFVIVGDFVKKVLEPQLRERWIEREVQRELDHEVAAHRHQTLGQQSRHIEHLAAGVAHEIRNPITAAKSLVQQMGEDPRAEDNVGYAHVALEELERVEKSISHLLRFAREEGFQGQPLALADVVRSALATFRERIDQTGVLVQLQLEDEATIYGDPEKLRRVVINLIANALDAMSEAERHPVLSIETGQNLACDEAWLRVRDHGPGIEPSEREGIWNPFVSSKESGTGLGLALTKKIIEAHGGQIELENPSTGGAAFLVSLPTRHPGASMTGPRILIVEDERAIRLALSGLLKREGFTSEQAGDGRAAIAMLEAESFDFVLTDLALGEGPSGMDVLRATKANQPETPVVMITAHGNEKVAVEAMKAGADDYVPKPFDNDEIRLVVRRCLERTQLARENRLLRARVEKDYGMGNLIGSGATMRQVFETIQKVAETDLTVLIRGESGTGKELVAQALHEKSARKGRPFVAVNCAAISRELVESELFGHEKGAFTGADARRVGRFEAADGGTIFLDEIGDMAPETQAKVLRVLQERSFERVGGAQPIAVDVRVVAATHRDLEKDVADDRFREDLYYRLKVVELPLPPLRERREDLPALAERFLGQLAERLGRPAKPLAEEALAALARHAWPGNVRELRNVIEQAAVLAPGERIEPGDLNLATGASRRSAEELVPQGDLPFSDAKKASVERFERSYLLGALRQNQGNISRTAEAIGMVRQSLQQKIRDLDLRDEDWNADE